Proteins found in one Triticum aestivum cultivar Chinese Spring chromosome 4D, IWGSC CS RefSeq v2.1, whole genome shotgun sequence genomic segment:
- the LOC123098462 gene encoding cell number regulator 13: protein MANVGDLANIAQLTGLDAVRLIGLIVKAAATARMHKSNCRRFAQHLKLIGGLLEQLRVSELKKYPETREPLEQLEDALRRGYLLVNSCQDRSYLYLLAMGWNIVYRFRTAQTEIDNYLRLVPLITLVDNARVRERIEYIERDQCEYSLDEEDKEVQEALLNPDPSTNPSIVLKKTLSCSYPNLPFNEALRKESEKLQVELQRSQSNMDMAQCEVIHHLLGVTRTVESSIPDESTDAKVTKKTKSKCTKVNEDSAKSYDDDSPKKQKDAYVAPRSSSPVPYNHDLVSSTASYSDEWHADLLGCCSEPALCLKTFFFPCGTFSRIASIAKNKPMSSGEACNDIMAYSLILSCCCYTCCVRRKLRQRLNIAGGCCDDFLSHVMCCCCALVQEWREVEIRGAYGGKTKITPPAHQYMEH from the exons ATGGCGAACGTGGGGGACCTGGCCAACATCGCGCAGCTCACGGGGCTGGACGCGGTGCGCCTCATCGGCCTCATCGTCAAGGCGGCGGCCACGGCGCGGATGCACAAGAGCAACTGCCGCCGCTTCGCGCAGCACCTCAAGCTCATCGGCGGCCTGCTGGAGCAGCTCCGGGTGTCGGAGCTCAAGAAGTACCCGGAGACGCGGGAGCCGCTGGAGCAGCTCGAGGACGCGCTCCGCCGGGGCTACCTGCTCGTCAACTCCTGCCAGGACCGCTCCTACCTCTACCTCCTCGCCATGGGCTGGAACATCGTCTACCGCTTCCGCACCGCGCAGACCGAGATCGACAACTACCTCCGCCTCGTGCCGCTCATCACGCTCGTCGACAACGCCCGCGTGCGG GAGCGAATTGAGTACATTGAAAGGGATCAATGTGAATACTCTCTTGACGAGGAAGACAAGGAGGTCCAAGAAGCTCTGTTAAACCCTGACCCTAGTACAAATCCTTCGATAGTGCTCAAGAAGACCCTGTCCTGTTCTTATCCAAACTTGCCATTCAACGAAGCCCTTCGAAAGGAAAGTGAGAAGCTCCAGGTGGAGCTTCAAAGATCACAAAGCAACATGGATATGGCCCAGTGCGAGGTTATTCATCACCTGCTTGGAGTTACCAGAACCGTGGAAAGTTCTATTCCAGATGAAAGTACCGATGCTAAGGTGACCAAGAAAACCAAGTCAAAGTGCACAAAAGTTAATGAAGACAGTGCAAAATCATATGATGATGACTCTCCAAAGAAGCAAAAAGATGCCTATGTTGCACCACG GAGTTCTTCACCTGTTCCCTACAACCATGATCTGGTCTCGAGTACAGCATCATACAGTGATGAGTGGCATGCAGATTTACTTGGTTGCTGTTCAGAGCCAGCTCTGT GTCTGAAGACCTTCTTTTTTCCATGTGGAACGTTCTCAAGAATTGCTTCAATCGCAAAGAACAAGCCCATGT CTTCCGGAGAAGCCTGCAATGATATTATGGCGTACTCCCTCATATTGTCTTGTTGCTGTTACACTTGCTGTGTAAGGAGAAAGCTTCGTCAAAGGCTAAATATTGCG GGAGGGTGTTGTGACGATTTCCTTTCACATGTAATGTGCTGTTGCTGTGCTCTTGTTCAAGAATGGCGCGAAGTAGAGATTCGTGGTGCATACG GAGGGAAGACAAAGATAACCCCGCCGGCACACCAGTACATGGAGCACTGA